Proteins from one Acidobacteriota bacterium genomic window:
- a CDS encoding VCBS repeat-containing protein produces the protein MKSLFERCVLAALPFLAAAMVCPSSHSAEIPSSPRFSPEQASRILALRNVGLAQLEEDKAKDARATFAKLAELVPGEALPLADGAVAALREKDLAGAEALLAKAGDRADVWAIRAALENERNRPPAMRAALEKAAGLDPRDLESRWRYARSVESDSSATDPEKAKRRVFLSEIAQRSPANLPARLKLLLLEVEAGDAASAKKTLGELEPLVSDGDARARQFLSEAKDALGKGDLKTAAVKVRVLENVQRVTPRYQQSLGEVFTQVVGLPVERFSLKVEEGLRAGAGAAVPVSLRAPVASEENVERLLRKVDVRNSGAAEVYPVPAPFTAAVFFDFDLDGDLDVYLLGGNKPDQLLRNNLDGTFPDVTARTGDAVFQSKKAVVSDVDRDGDLDLVAIDAKGDLVLRVNLRQGVFRTVPLHVSGAVDLAVEDVNGDGNPDILVGTAKGLRLLIGKGDGSFLEGADNGLGGGAAPAAVRAVVLADFDNDGFPDVIAATAAGDLLAYRNEGGGKYSLWPLFSSPSKKSSSSLSLSSPNIDILLALDVDRDGDLDLLVSAGGKTSVLVNDGGNANGWLVVALEGLATGSGKVNRGGVGSLVEVKAGNLVVTRTAGLWPVHVGLGARTKADVVRATWTNGVPQNLFDQKAKTVVKEVQQLKGSCPFVYAHNGQTGVWSFVSDALGRAPIGLLYDGVHLAGADAREWLLVPEGMLAPTQDGKLLLDYTEELWEAAYLDEVSLMGVDHPIGTAVIPNERMIPGATEKKLFTVAAPRPLRAAWSDASGRAEDVTERLARADKVYVDPGAETAYQGVRREHALVLDLGPVAAGGRVVLFLNGWIFYTDTSINVSLSQRKDLVHFPPVLEVPDGKGGWKVAMESFGFPAGKTKTMPVDLTGVVDSADPRVRIRTTMAIFWDEAYITVDDPAVGVVTTVLPPEKATLSERGFSRRFRETPDGPEVFDHGDASAAPAWDDVPGKITRLGDVTDLLSRTDDRWVVFKGGDAIRITYDASRLPPLPAGWRRDYVVVSDGWDKDFDKNTVTGQSYGPWPFHAMSAYPYPDTERHPDPKFLEETLTREVGPERFRKALGER, from the coding sequence ATGAAGTCTCTCTTCGAACGTTGCGTTCTGGCCGCCTTACCCTTCCTCGCGGCGGCCATGGTTTGTCCCTCTTCGCATTCAGCAGAAATCCCCTCTTCTCCCCGGTTCTCCCCCGAGCAGGCGTCGAGGATCCTGGCGCTGCGCAACGTCGGGCTCGCTCAGCTCGAGGAGGACAAGGCGAAGGACGCGCGGGCCACGTTCGCGAAGCTCGCGGAGCTCGTGCCGGGGGAGGCGCTGCCGCTCGCGGACGGGGCCGTCGCCGCGTTGCGCGAGAAGGATCTTGCGGGGGCCGAGGCTCTTCTCGCGAAGGCGGGAGACCGCGCGGACGTCTGGGCGATCCGCGCCGCCCTCGAGAACGAGCGCAACCGGCCCCCGGCGATGCGGGCGGCCCTCGAGAAGGCCGCCGGCCTCGACCCGCGCGACCTCGAGTCCCGCTGGCGCTACGCCCGCAGCGTCGAGTCCGATTCCTCGGCCACCGATCCCGAGAAGGCGAAGCGGCGCGTGTTCCTCTCCGAGATCGCCCAGCGCTCGCCCGCGAACCTGCCCGCGCGGCTCAAGCTTTTGCTGCTCGAGGTCGAGGCCGGGGACGCCGCATCCGCGAAGAAGACGCTCGGCGAGCTGGAGCCGCTCGTGTCGGACGGCGACGCGCGTGCCCGCCAGTTCCTGTCCGAGGCGAAGGACGCGCTCGGCAAGGGTGATCTCAAGACCGCCGCCGTCAAGGTGCGCGTCCTCGAGAACGTCCAGCGCGTGACGCCGCGGTACCAGCAGTCCCTCGGCGAAGTGTTCACGCAGGTCGTCGGGCTGCCCGTAGAGAGATTTTCTCTGAAGGTGGAAGAGGGGCTGCGCGCCGGCGCGGGCGCGGCGGTTCCGGTGAGCCTTCGTGCGCCTGTCGCGTCCGAAGAGAACGTGGAGAGATTGCTTAGAAAGGTGGATGTCCGGAACTCGGGAGCGGCCGAGGTTTATCCGGTTCCGGCGCCCTTCACGGCTGCCGTGTTCTTCGACTTCGACCTGGACGGGGACCTCGACGTCTACCTCCTCGGGGGAAACAAGCCCGACCAGCTCCTGCGCAACAACCTCGACGGCACGTTCCCCGACGTGACCGCGAGGACGGGCGACGCTGTGTTTCAATCGAAGAAGGCCGTCGTCTCCGACGTCGACCGCGACGGCGACCTCGACCTCGTCGCGATCGACGCAAAGGGCGACCTCGTTCTCCGCGTGAACCTCCGGCAGGGCGTCTTCCGGACGGTTCCGCTCCACGTCTCCGGCGCCGTGGACCTTGCGGTTGAAGACGTCAACGGGGACGGGAACCCAGACATCCTGGTGGGCACCGCAAAAGGGCTTCGCCTTCTCATCGGCAAGGGCGATGGGAGTTTCTTAGAAGGCGCGGACAATGGCCTCGGCGGGGGCGCGGCCCCAGCCGCGGTGCGGGCGGTGGTACTCGCGGACTTCGACAACGACGGCTTTCCGGACGTGATCGCGGCGACGGCCGCGGGCGATCTTCTTGCGTACCGAAACGAGGGCGGCGGGAAGTATTCGCTCTGGCCCCTCTTCTCTTCACCTTCAAAGAAATCTTCTTCTTCTCTTTCTCTCTCTTCTCCGAACATCGACATCCTCCTCGCCTTGGACGTCGACAGGGACGGCGATCTCGACCTCCTCGTATCGGCGGGCGGCAAGACGTCCGTCCTGGTCAACGACGGAGGCAATGCGAACGGCTGGCTGGTCGTCGCGCTCGAGGGCCTCGCGACGGGCTCGGGCAAGGTGAACCGCGGCGGCGTGGGCAGCCTCGTCGAGGTGAAAGCGGGAAACCTCGTCGTGACGCGCACGGCGGGCCTGTGGCCGGTGCACGTCGGCCTCGGCGCGAGGACGAAGGCCGACGTCGTGCGCGCGACGTGGACGAACGGCGTCCCGCAGAACCTCTTCGACCAGAAGGCGAAGACGGTCGTGAAGGAAGTCCAGCAGCTGAAGGGCTCGTGCCCGTTCGTCTACGCGCACAACGGCCAGACGGGCGTCTGGAGCTTCGTGTCCGACGCGCTCGGCCGCGCGCCCATCGGCCTCCTCTACGACGGCGTCCACCTCGCGGGCGCCGACGCGCGCGAGTGGCTGCTCGTGCCGGAGGGCATGCTCGCGCCGACGCAGGACGGGAAGCTCCTTCTCGACTACACCGAGGAGCTCTGGGAGGCCGCGTATCTCGACGAGGTTTCGCTCATGGGCGTGGATCACCCGATCGGGACCGCCGTGATCCCGAACGAGCGGATGATTCCCGGCGCGACGGAGAAGAAGCTGTTCACCGTCGCTGCCCCTCGCCCGTTGCGCGCCGCGTGGTCGGACGCGTCCGGCCGCGCGGAGGACGTGACGGAGAGACTCGCGCGCGCCGACAAGGTCTACGTCGACCCTGGTGCCGAGACGGCCTATCAGGGCGTGAGGAGGGAGCACGCGCTCGTCCTCGACCTCGGGCCCGTCGCCGCGGGCGGCCGCGTCGTCCTTTTCCTGAACGGCTGGATCTTCTACACGGACACGTCGATCAACGTCTCGCTGTCGCAGCGGAAGGATCTCGTCCACTTCCCGCCCGTCCTCGAAGTGCCCGACGGCAAGGGCGGCTGGAAGGTCGCGATGGAGTCGTTCGGGTTCCCGGCCGGGAAGACGAAGACGATGCCCGTCGACCTGACGGGGGTCGTCGACTCCGCCGACCCGCGCGTGAGGATCAGGACGACGATGGCGATCTTCTGGGACGAGGCGTACATCACCGTCGACGATCCAGCCGTAGGCGTGGTCACGACGGTGCTTCCCCCGGAGAAGGCCACGCTCTCCGAGCGCGGCTTCTCGCGGCGCTTCCGCGAGACGCCGGACGGCCCCGAGGTCTTCGACCACGGCGACGCGAGCGCGGCGCCCGCCTGGGACGACGTGCCCGGGAAGATCACGCGCCTTGGCGACGTGACGGACCTTCTGTCGAGGACGGACGACCGCTGGGTCGTCTTCAAGGGCGGGGACGCGATCCGCATCACGTACGACGCGTCGAGGCTTCCGCCGCTCCCTGCCGGCTGGAGGCGGGACTACGTCGTCGTGTCCGACGGCTGGGACAAGGACTTCGACAAGAACACCGTGACCGGCCAGAGCTACGGCCCGTGGCCGTTCCACGCGATGTCGGCGTACCCCTATCCCGACACGGAACGCCACCCCGACCCGAAGTTCCTCGAGGAGACGCTCACACGGGAGGTCGGCCCGGAGCGGTTCCGGAAGGCTCTGGGAGAAAGATAG
- a CDS encoding CRTAC1 family protein: protein MKAPRAPVAGALFAALLLAPLLSYSFEGIPSSSSAVPRSPIRFTDVTRKSGITFSYETDLRRGRNLATMGAGVAMGDFNGDSFPDLFFAGSAASGKKPGAGPCGALYRNRGDGTFEDVTVRSGIRSCGWRMGAYWVDLDGEGHLDLVVTGVGKVELWKNLGNGTFRNVAAERGLLAPGYSVGLAAGDVNGDGRVDLYVVGYLDTDYAKESSFGQFEVRVPEDYDGQEAKLNVQGEDGRFVERAKDAGVLNTGGRGLSAVFFDYDGDGAPDLYVANDRTTNVLYRNRGAGAFEDVTVETGAGRRDHKEARAGMGVAIGDLDGKGRPDIVVTNFAGEPKTLYRNVEGALFDDATETSGVERPSLPYVQWGTDIVDLDDDGRPDLVMVSGHLIPKMIMTLARLFGNSKSLGPYARGDRSYKQPPVLYRNAGGGRMEDATPSAGDLGLVRLSARGLAAGDIDGDGRVDLVIASIIGGAHVLRNATAAPGNALEILPVAGADRRTVLGTKVVVTAGGVRQVQEFILRPSYASGAWIPLHFGLGAAETATVEVIPPGATAPASRFESVSAGRIYTVKDGALAERRAFRR, encoded by the coding sequence GTGAAAGCCCCTCGCGCGCCCGTCGCCGGGGCCTTGTTCGCAGCGCTCCTGCTCGCCCCGCTGCTCTCTTACTCATTCGAAGGAATCCCCTCTTCCTCTTCGGCTGTTCCTCGTTCCCCCATTCGCTTCACCGACGTCACGAGGAAATCGGGCATCACGTTCTCGTACGAAACCGACCTGCGCCGTGGTCGGAACCTCGCCACGATGGGTGCGGGCGTCGCGATGGGGGACTTCAACGGCGACTCGTTTCCGGACCTCTTCTTCGCGGGCTCGGCCGCGAGCGGCAAGAAACCCGGCGCCGGCCCGTGCGGCGCGCTCTATCGGAACCGCGGCGACGGCACGTTCGAGGACGTGACGGTGCGCTCGGGGATCAGGTCCTGCGGCTGGAGGATGGGAGCGTACTGGGTGGACCTCGACGGGGAGGGGCATCTCGACCTCGTCGTGACGGGAGTCGGCAAGGTCGAGCTCTGGAAGAACCTCGGCAACGGCACCTTCCGCAACGTGGCGGCCGAACGCGGCCTCCTCGCGCCCGGCTACTCGGTCGGCCTCGCGGCTGGCGACGTGAACGGGGATGGGCGCGTGGACCTCTACGTCGTCGGCTACCTCGACACGGACTACGCGAAGGAGAGCTCGTTCGGCCAGTTCGAGGTCCGCGTCCCGGAGGACTACGATGGACAGGAAGCGAAGCTGAACGTGCAGGGCGAGGACGGCCGGTTCGTCGAGCGCGCGAAGGATGCCGGCGTCCTCAACACGGGCGGGCGCGGCCTGTCGGCCGTCTTCTTCGACTACGACGGAGACGGCGCGCCCGACCTGTACGTCGCGAACGACCGGACGACGAACGTCCTCTACCGTAACAGGGGCGCAGGCGCGTTCGAGGACGTGACGGTCGAGACGGGCGCCGGCAGGCGCGACCACAAGGAGGCGCGCGCCGGCATGGGTGTCGCGATCGGAGACCTCGACGGCAAAGGCCGGCCGGACATCGTCGTCACGAACTTCGCGGGCGAGCCGAAGACGCTCTACCGCAACGTCGAGGGCGCGCTGTTCGACGACGCGACGGAAACCTCGGGTGTCGAGCGCCCGTCTCTTCCGTACGTGCAGTGGGGGACCGACATCGTCGACCTCGACGACGACGGGCGACCCGACCTCGTGATGGTCTCGGGTCACCTGATCCCGAAGATGATCATGACGTTGGCGCGGCTGTTCGGGAACAGCAAGAGCCTCGGCCCGTACGCCCGGGGCGACCGCAGCTACAAACAGCCGCCCGTTCTCTACCGCAACGCAGGCGGCGGCCGGATGGAAGACGCCACGCCGTCGGCGGGCGATCTCGGCCTCGTGCGCCTCTCGGCGCGCGGCCTCGCCGCCGGCGACATCGACGGGGACGGGCGCGTGGACCTCGTGATCGCGTCGATCATCGGGGGCGCGCACGTCCTGCGTAACGCGACGGCCGCTCCCGGGAACGCCCTCGAAATCCTCCCGGTGGCGGGAGCAGACCGGCGCACCGTGCTCGGGACGAAAGTCGTCGTAACCGCGGGAGGCGTGCGGCAGGTGCAGGAGTTCATCCTGCGGCCGTCGTACGCCTCCGGAGCGTGGATCCCGCTCCACTTCGGGCTCGGCGCAGCTGAGACGGCCACGGTCGAGGTCATCCCGCCGGGCGCGACGGCACCGGCAAGCCGGTTCGAGAGCGTCTCGGCGGGCCGGATCTACACGGTGAAGGACGGCGCGCTTGCCGAGCGCCGCGCCTTCCGGCGTTGA